The DNA sequence GCCCTCCCGAAGCGCCGCGTAGGCCTGGGCCATGAAGTACGAGGTACCGCAGCCGACCACGGCGATGCGCTCGCCGGCCGCCGGAAGCCGGTGGGCGAGCCCGTCCGCCATGCCGGCGGCGACCCGCCAGCAGTCGGGCTGACTGGCCAGCTCCTGAGCCACGTGCGTCATCTGTGCTCCCTGTTCCCGACCGTAGATGCTCGAAGCTGCATATTAGGCAAGCATTTCAAGCAATATCAAGCAGACGGGTGGGGGTCTGTGAGCCGCGGGCGGTCCAGGACCCGATCTCGCGGCCGCCGGGCAACACCCGGCCGAGGGCGTGGTCGCTGTGAGAGCTCCGGCCGATGCCGGGGAAGGGGCTGCCGGGAGATCGAAGGGGGCGCGGCGCCGGGCGGGACCGGCCTCGCCCGGCGCCGCGCCCGTCCCTCACGCGCCCGCGAGCAGCGACTCCCACGCGGTCGCGGTGTCCGGGTGACGGGCTATCAGCGCGGCGCCGCCCTGGCCCGCTCCGGGCGCCGCCCACCTGCCGTCGCAGCCGAGCAGCTCCGCGACCGCGTCGAGCGTCCGCGGGTGCGCGAAGAGCAGTGCGGCGCCCCGGTTTTCGCCGTCGGCCGCCTTCGTACGGTCGGCGGCGGGCGCACCGCCTTCCGGCGCCTCGTGCCACGGCGGCACCCAGGTGTCCAGCGCCGCGAGCCGGGCCGGGAAGATCCGCCCCGCCTCACGGATCAACAGCGGGGCCAAGTCCGCCGCTCCCGCGCGCAGCGTCGTGATCAGGGAGGGCAGCCACGGCAGCAGGACCGGGTCCGGCAGCCGCCCGAACGCGTTCGACACGGCCTCCACCACCACGTCCGCCAGCCCCGGCACCGGCACCAACGCGTGCACGAAGCCGCTGAGATAACGCGGGTAGGCGGGCACCACCATCGGGTTCGCCAGCAGCTCGCCGCAGCGCTCCCGCAGCTCGGCCCGGGACAGCGCGCCGAGCTGCACCTGCGCCGCCCACAGGAGCGCCGTCCGCTCAGGATCCGTGGGGCGCGACTGGGCGACGGCCAGCTCCAGCTGCGCCCGGTCGCAGCCCAGCGAGAGCGCCAGGCCCTCCATGCTGAACAGGAAGCCCAGCATGGCCGCCACCTGCCCCGCGGTGACGTCCTCGTCGGTGAACGCGGTCGGCAACAAGGTGCAGTAGTGCGCGTAACCGGCCTTGACGAACGACTCCACCCATGGCGGCAGGACCGGCTCGCCGGTCCGGTAGTACGTCAGCAGCCCCCGCACCCGGCGCAGTACCTCCGGAGCCCCGTCCACCGTGCGCTCGGCGGTGAGGACCTCCAGGGCGCGGGCGCCCAGCTCATCGGCGAGACGGCGGCTGCCGAGATACAGCGTCGCGTCCTCGACGGCGGCGAGGACGCCCGCCGCCGTCGCCCTCGGCCCGTACGCGTCGCGGCGCAGCCGCTGTTCCAGGACCTGCTCGATGCTCACGCCCTCGTACCCGAGCTCGATCAGCGCCCGCTGATGGGTGCCCAGCGCCAGGTCCCACGACTCCTGGATCGAGCGCTCGCCGAGTCTTCTCTCCCCCATGATCGGCCGGGCCGCGCCGTGCGGCATCAGACGGCGGAGCATCCACAGCACGTCGGAGCACGCCCCGAGCTCCGGCCGCGCATGCATGTCCAGCAGGGCACGTCGCACGCCACGCTGCTGGAGCTTCAGCTCCAGCGGTGCGAGCCGGTCGTGCACATCGCGGGCCAGCGGCGGCAGCGCGTCGTAGCCGACGCGCCCGATCCGGTCGCCGCCCATCATGATCTCGACGAGCCGGCGTACGTCCCGCCGCCCCGGCACCGTGTCCTTCTCGATGCAGGTGATCGCCGCGTCCTGGAAGTCGTACGGAGTGGGCTTGGCCCGGTCCCGCATCCCGGCCAGCAGAATCGACGTCTCGAACACCGCGATGGCGTCGGCGGTGGACGCCGGATAGCCGGCGCGCCGCGCGGCGCGCACGATGTCCACCGACCAGCCGAGCAGCTCGGTCTCGTCCAGCGTGTCGAGGACCGGCGGCCGGCGCAGAAATCCCGAGAGCCGGTCAGCGGCGGCTTCCGGCGGGGGAGCGGGGGCGGCCAAGGCGGCCTTCTTCGGCGGGCGCGGCTTCTTCGCGCCGTCCTGTCCGGCCAGCCGGTACGGCTGGACCCGGGTGCGCTTGAGGTTCTTCGCCCACTGGGTCGCGGCGATCGACACCGACCCGGAGGCCAGCCCGAACTGCGCCTCGATCGCCGCGTGGCTGGACGGGATCAGCCCGTGCTGCCAGGTGGTGGCGGAGCGCGGGGAGATCTCGAACGACCCGCCGCCCGCCACCCCGAACTCCTCTACCCGGCTGGCCGCGTGGAAGGCACCGCACACGTACAGGCAGTCCTCCGGGGCCGCCCCGCTCGACGCCAGGTGCTCGCGCATCCGGGTCCACATGTACCGCTCGCGGTCCTC is a window from the Streptomyces sp. MMBL 11-1 genome containing:
- a CDS encoding DUF5682 family protein — encoded protein: MSGAPTDGPGQHGSEETSFAALRGQLHEAATAFADGPDALEGILLGMVDDVDRAVREPLEIFPVCHHSPASALAMARRLREKQPKVVYLELCEDMAPLLGELRNCRLPVAVQAFASEVDGFPAEWAPLSVVAPITEASAEYQAIAYALDTPGVELVLVDRSSDHVFQWDTRHGESTPGRAPGPADGSAEPEAALHGEAVGVEIGDLRPRFAELEEHLLRHGKVRHWSEWWHQYVEIPLGDSDHAAYRQVMFLVGSLFRRLAPGDGQRLRVDEDRERYMWTRMREHLASSGAAPEDCLYVCGAFHAASRVEEFGVAGGGSFEISPRSATTWQHGLIPSSHAAIEAQFGLASGSVSIAATQWAKNLKRTRVQPYRLAGQDGAKKPRPPKKAALAAPAPPPEAAADRLSGFLRRPPVLDTLDETELLGWSVDIVRAARRAGYPASTADAIAVFETSILLAGMRDRAKPTPYDFQDAAITCIEKDTVPGRRDVRRLVEIMMGGDRIGRVGYDALPPLARDVHDRLAPLELKLQQRGVRRALLDMHARPELGACSDVLWMLRRLMPHGAARPIMGERRLGERSIQESWDLALGTHQRALIELGYEGVSIEQVLEQRLRRDAYGPRATAAGVLAAVEDATLYLGSRRLADELGARALEVLTAERTVDGAPEVLRRVRGLLTYYRTGEPVLPPWVESFVKAGYAHYCTLLPTAFTDEDVTAGQVAAMLGFLFSMEGLALSLGCDRAQLELAVAQSRPTDPERTALLWAAQVQLGALSRAELRERCGELLANPMVVPAYPRYLSGFVHALVPVPGLADVVVEAVSNAFGRLPDPVLLPWLPSLITTLRAGAADLAPLLIREAGRIFPARLAALDTWVPPWHEAPEGGAPAADRTKAADGENRGAALLFAHPRTLDAVAELLGCDGRWAAPGAGQGGAALIARHPDTATAWESLLAGA